A single window of Synechococcus sp. C9 DNA harbors:
- a CDS encoding SIMPL domain-containing protein (The SIMPL domain is named for its presence in mouse protein SIMPL (signalling molecule that associates with mouse pelle-like kinase). Bacterial member BP26, from Brucella, was shown to assemble into a channel-like structure, while YggE from E. coli has been associated with resistance to oxidative stress.): MNLKERVGELPQVLLGLVSLSVALVAGSLIGASAVGEFTHANNLVQVTGSARRAITSDYIVWQFRVESQNPSLQAAYKQVTAYTEKIRLYLQSQGIPENEIVFSALENVALQENINGRDTGQILAYRLTQRVKISSKEVDKIAALVNRSNDLINEGIPIISDPPQYLYTDLAKLRVEMVAEAVRDAQNRAQSIAQATNSRVGKVRNVNTGVFQITSRFSTDVSDYGIYDTSSKEKDITAVVSVSFGLN; the protein is encoded by the coding sequence ATGAATCTGAAAGAACGTGTTGGCGAACTGCCCCAGGTGTTGCTTGGCTTGGTGTCCCTATCGGTGGCACTTGTCGCAGGCAGTCTAATCGGTGCCAGTGCGGTGGGGGAATTTACCCATGCCAATAATCTGGTGCAGGTGACGGGTTCGGCGCGCCGGGCGATCACTTCCGATTATATTGTCTGGCAATTTCGGGTCGAAAGCCAAAATCCTTCCCTCCAGGCGGCGTACAAACAGGTGACTGCCTACACGGAAAAAATCCGTCTGTATCTGCAAAGCCAGGGTATTCCTGAGAATGAAATTGTATTTTCTGCCCTGGAAAACGTGGCCCTCCAAGAGAATATCAATGGTCGGGATACGGGGCAAATTTTGGCCTATCGTTTGACCCAACGGGTGAAAATCAGTTCCAAAGAGGTGGATAAAATTGCCGCCCTGGTCAATCGTTCCAACGATTTAATCAATGAGGGCATTCCCATTATTTCCGACCCCCCCCAATATCTTTACACCGACTTGGCAAAACTGCGGGTGGAAATGGTAGCCGAAGCGGTGCGGGATGCCCAAAATCGTGCCCAAAGTATCGCCCAAGCCACCAACAGCCGGGTGGGGAAAGTCCGCAATGTGAATACCGGGGTGTTTCAGATTACGTCTCGGTTTTCCACCGATGTGAGTGACTATGGAATTTACGATACATCCTCCAAAGAAAAGGATATTACGGCGGTGGTGTCGGTGAGTTTTGGGTTGAATTAG
- a CDS encoding fasciclin domain-containing protein, protein MADIVDIAVSAGAFQTLVAAVQAAHLVDALKSPGPFTVFAPNDDAFAALPAGTITTLLQNIPQLTRILKYHVVAGRYTTADLHSGMRLQSLEGSLIPIYLEGGEFEVKNATVLAADIAADNGVIHVLNRVILMGGDGPVPGDVTKGWYSQPVTGL, encoded by the coding sequence ATGGCAGATATTGTGGATATTGCGGTGAGTGCGGGGGCATTTCAGACCCTGGTGGCGGCGGTGCAAGCGGCTCATTTGGTGGATGCCCTCAAAAGCCCTGGCCCGTTTACCGTGTTTGCCCCCAATGATGATGCCTTTGCCGCCCTTCCCGCTGGCACAATTACAACCTTATTACAAAATATTCCGCAACTCACCCGGATTTTGAAATACCATGTGGTGGCGGGACGATACACGACAGCGGATTTACACAGTGGGATGCGTTTGCAATCCTTGGAAGGGTCGTTGATTCCTATTTATCTGGAAGGGGGGGAATTTGAGGTGAAAAATGCGACGGTGTTGGCCGCCGATATTGCCGCCGATAATGGGGTGATCCATGTGCTGAACCGGGTGATTTTGATGGGAGGTGATGGGCCGGTGCCGGGGGATGTCACCAAGGGCTGGTACTCCCAACCGGTGACGGGGCTTTAG
- a CDS encoding glutamate synthase-related protein gives MSHSLLPWLTDERSACGVGFIADRRGRVSHDLVTQALAALTCLEHRGGCSADRDSGDGAGLMTGLPWGILQAWAEAPGLPPLGRGRTGVGMVFLPPQAQMAAQEWLTQGLQQAGLTVLGWREVPVRPEVLGVQARQNCPAIAQVIVTHPELQDDALEQHLYLTRKRLERRVAEQSWGDDFYVCSLSCRTIVYKGMVRSAVLGEFYRDLQDERYQSAFAIYHRRFSTNTLPKWPLAQPMRLLGHNGEINTLLGNINWMMARESSFAHPLWAERLADIKPVVNQKNSDSANLDNSLELLVRSGRSPLEAMMMLIPEAYQNQPELANYPEVVDFYEYYAGLQEAWDGPALIVFGDGNVVGATLDRNGLRPARYVLTQDDWVIVASEAGVVDIPAQQVIAKGRLGPGQMLAVDLAKGELLTNWTIKQQVAQRLPYGVWVKQYRQNLPAEPFGDACQYDEVTLLRYQTAFGYTAEDVEMVIEPMATTGKEPTFCMGDDAPLAVLSEKPHLLYDYFKQRFAQVTNPPIDPLRESLVMSLEMGLGARGNLLQVRPEDARQIWLSSPVLNERELQGVKSGGLTAVEISTLFDLNGACDTLKNALDALCAQAVAAVQKGAEILILSDRLEPLTATRTWIPPLLAVGAVHHHLIAQGLRLRVSLVVETAQCWSTHHFACLIGYGASAVCPYLALETVRQWWQDGKTQTLMAQGKISRCTLVEAQGNYRSAVEAGLLKILSKMGISLLSSYHGAQIFEILGLGEEVVDMSFRGTISQLGGLNLAELNQEICRIHQRAFPELTQKKLENLGFIQARPRGEYHMNSPEMAKLLHKAVRSGAPADFATYQQFLEHRPPTAPRDLLTLASDRHPIPLAEVEPASQIVTRFCTGGMSLGALSREAHEVLAIAMNRLGGKSNSGEGGEDPVRFQVLKDVDETGHSPTMPHLNGLRNGDTASSAIKQVASGRFGVTPGYLMHAQQIEIKMAQGAKPGEGGQLPGKKVSPYIAMLRRSKPGVSLISPPPHHDIYSIEDLAQLIFDLHQVNPQAKVSVKLVAEIGIGTIAAGVAKANADVIQISGHDGGTGASPLSSIKHAGTPWELGLTEVHRVLLHNQLRDRVILRVDGGLKTGWDVVMAALMGAEEFGFGSVAMIAAGCIMARVCHTNNCPVGVATQREDLRRRFPGLPEQVVNFFLFIAEEVRQILAELGYRSLSEIIGRADLLQPRQITVSKTQGLHLAALTQLPDTRTQRDWLNHEPVHSNGSVVDDELLQKPEVQRAIQNQETVMVHVSLVNTDRSVGARIAGEIARRYGDDGFQGHITLHAKGSAGQSFGAFNLPGMTLHLTGEANDYVGKGMHGGEIIVVPDPDLACDPSAQVIIGNTCLYGATGGRLFAYGRAGERFAVRNSLAQAVIEGAGDHCCEYMTGGVVVVLGPVGRNVGAGMTGGLAYFLDETGDFPLRVNPEIVKIQRVTSPAGACQLHDLITIYRERTASRKAEAILTQWERYLPQFWQVVPPSEADTPQAQPATSVLEPV, from the coding sequence ATGAGTCATTCCCTGTTGCCCTGGTTGACCGACGAGCGTTCTGCCTGTGGGGTTGGATTTATCGCTGACCGTCGTGGCCGGGTGAGCCATGATTTGGTGACCCAAGCCCTGGCTGCGCTGACCTGTCTGGAGCATCGGGGGGGCTGTAGTGCGGATCGGGATTCCGGGGATGGGGCGGGGCTGATGACGGGTCTGCCCTGGGGAATTTTGCAGGCTTGGGCGGAGGCGCCGGGGTTACCCCCTTTGGGACGGGGACGGACGGGGGTGGGGATGGTGTTTTTGCCCCCGCAGGCGCAGATGGCGGCGCAGGAATGGCTGACCCAGGGGTTGCAACAGGCGGGCTTGACGGTGTTGGGCTGGCGGGAGGTGCCGGTGCGCCCGGAGGTCTTGGGGGTGCAGGCGCGGCAAAATTGCCCGGCGATTGCCCAGGTGATTGTTACCCATCCAGAATTACAAGATGATGCGTTGGAACAGCATTTGTATTTAACCCGTAAGCGGTTGGAACGGCGGGTGGCAGAGCAATCCTGGGGGGATGATTTTTATGTGTGTTCCCTGTCCTGCCGCACGATTGTCTATAAGGGGATGGTGCGCTCGGCGGTGCTGGGGGAATTTTATCGGGATTTGCAGGATGAGCGGTACCAGAGTGCGTTTGCCATTTATCACCGCCGGTTTAGTACGAATACGCTGCCCAAATGGCCCTTGGCGCAACCGATGCGGCTGTTGGGGCACAACGGGGAGATTAACACCCTGCTGGGCAATATCAACTGGATGATGGCGCGGGAGTCGAGTTTTGCCCATCCCCTGTGGGCGGAGCGTTTGGCGGACATCAAGCCGGTGGTGAATCAGAAAAACAGCGATTCGGCGAATCTGGACAACAGTTTGGAATTGCTGGTGCGTTCCGGGCGCAGTCCCCTGGAGGCGATGATGATGCTGATCCCGGAGGCGTACCAAAACCAGCCGGAATTGGCGAATTACCCGGAGGTGGTGGATTTTTATGAGTACTATGCGGGTTTGCAGGAAGCCTGGGATGGACCGGCGTTGATTGTGTTTGGGGATGGGAATGTGGTGGGGGCGACCCTGGACCGGAATGGGTTGCGACCGGCTCGCTATGTGTTGACCCAGGATGATTGGGTGATTGTGGCTTCGGAGGCGGGGGTGGTGGATATTCCCGCCCAGCAGGTGATTGCCAAGGGGCGTTTGGGGCCGGGGCAAATGCTGGCGGTGGATTTAGCCAAAGGGGAATTGCTCACCAATTGGACGATCAAGCAACAGGTGGCGCAACGTCTGCCCTACGGGGTGTGGGTCAAGCAATACCGGCAGAACCTCCCCGCTGAACCCTTTGGGGATGCTTGTCAGTACGATGAAGTGACATTGCTCCGGTATCAAACCGCCTTTGGCTACACCGCCGAAGATGTGGAAATGGTGATTGAACCGATGGCGACAACGGGGAAGGAGCCGACCTTTTGCATGGGGGATGATGCGCCCTTGGCGGTGCTGTCGGAAAAGCCCCATCTGCTTTACGACTATTTCAAGCAACGGTTTGCCCAGGTGACCAATCCGCCCATTGACCCCCTGCGGGAGAGTTTGGTTATGTCCTTGGAGATGGGGTTGGGGGCACGGGGGAATTTATTACAAGTCCGCCCGGAGGATGCCCGGCAGATTTGGCTCAGTTCGCCGGTGCTGAATGAGCGGGAATTGCAGGGGGTGAAAAGCGGGGGGTTAACTGCGGTAGAAATTAGTACGTTGTTTGACTTGAATGGAGCCTGCGACACGCTCAAAAATGCCTTAGATGCCCTATGCGCCCAGGCGGTGGCGGCGGTGCAAAAAGGGGCGGAAATTCTCATTCTCAGCGACCGTTTGGAACCCCTGACGGCGACCCGGACCTGGATACCCCCGTTGTTGGCGGTGGGGGCGGTGCATCACCATTTGATTGCCCAGGGGTTGCGCCTGCGGGTGTCCCTGGTGGTGGAGACGGCGCAGTGCTGGAGTACGCACCATTTCGCCTGTTTGATTGGCTACGGGGCGAGTGCGGTCTGTCCCTACCTGGCTTTGGAGACGGTGCGCCAGTGGTGGCAGGATGGCAAAACCCAAACCCTGATGGCGCAGGGCAAGATCAGCCGCTGTACCCTGGTGGAAGCCCAGGGGAATTACCGGTCAGCGGTGGAGGCGGGATTGCTGAAAATTCTCTCGAAAATGGGCATTTCCCTGTTGTCCAGTTATCACGGGGCGCAGATTTTTGAAATTTTGGGCTTGGGTGAGGAGGTGGTGGACATGAGCTTCCGGGGCACCATTTCCCAGTTGGGGGGCTTGAATTTGGCGGAACTGAACCAGGAAATTTGCCGGATTCACCAGCGGGCGTTCCCGGAGTTGACCCAGAAGAAGCTGGAAAATCTGGGGTTTATCCAAGCCCGTCCCCGGGGCGAGTACCACATGAATTCCCCGGAAATGGCGAAGCTGTTGCACAAGGCGGTACGTTCGGGGGCACCGGCGGACTTTGCCACCTACCAGCAATTCTTGGAACACCGTCCCCCCACGGCGCCCCGGGATTTGTTGACCCTGGCGAGCGACCGCCACCCCATTCCCCTGGCAGAAGTGGAACCGGCGAGTCAGATTGTCACCCGTTTTTGTACCGGCGGGATGTCCCTGGGTGCCTTGTCCCGGGAGGCTCATGAGGTGCTGGCGATTGCCATGAACCGGTTGGGGGGCAAGTCCAACTCCGGGGAGGGGGGGGAAGACCCGGTGCGGTTCCAAGTCTTAAAAGATGTGGATGAAACCGGACATTCTCCCACCATGCCCCACCTGAACGGGCTACGCAATGGGGATACGGCGAGTTCGGCGATCAAACAGGTGGCGTCCGGGCGGTTCGGGGTGACACCGGGGTATCTGATGCACGCCCAGCAGATTGAGATCAAAATGGCGCAGGGAGCCAAACCGGGGGAGGGGGGGCAACTGCCGGGGAAAAAGGTCAGCCCCTACATTGCCATGTTGCGCCGTTCCAAACCGGGGGTGTCGTTGATTTCGCCGCCGCCCCACCACGATATTTACTCCATCGAAGACCTAGCTCAGCTGATTTTTGACCTGCATCAGGTGAATCCGCAAGCGAAAGTGTCGGTGAAATTGGTGGCGGAAATTGGCATCGGCACCATCGCCGCCGGGGTCGCCAAAGCCAATGCGGACGTGATCCAAATCTCTGGGCATGATGGGGGGACGGGTGCCTCGCCCCTGAGTTCGATCAAACACGCCGGTACCCCTTGGGAGTTGGGCTTGACCGAGGTACATCGGGTGCTCTTGCACAACCAACTGCGGGATCGGGTGATTTTGCGGGTGGATGGGGGCTTAAAAACCGGCTGGGATGTGGTGATGGCGGCTCTGATGGGGGCGGAGGAATTTGGGTTTGGGTCGGTGGCGATGATTGCCGCCGGGTGTATCATGGCACGGGTGTGTCATACGAATAATTGTCCGGTGGGGGTGGCAACCCAGCGGGAGGATTTGCGGCGGCGGTTTCCGGGTCTGCCGGAGCAGGTGGTGAATTTCTTCTTGTTTATCGCCGAGGAGGTGCGGCAGATTTTGGCGGAATTGGGCTACCGTTCCTTGAGTGAAATTATTGGGCGGGCGGATTTGCTCCAACCCCGGCAGATCACCGTCAGCAAAACCCAGGGCTTGCACCTGGCGGCTTTAACCCAGTTACCCGACACCCGCACCCAGCGGGATTGGCTCAACCATGAACCCGTCCACAGCAACGGGTCGGTGGTGGATGATGAGCTATTGCAAAAACCGGAAGTACAACGGGCGATCCAAAACCAGGAAACGGTGATGGTACATGTGTCCCTGGTCAACACCGACCGGAGTGTGGGGGCACGGATCGCCGGGGAAATTGCCCGTCGTTATGGGGATGATGGGTTTCAAGGTCACATCACCCTCCACGCCAAAGGCAGTGCGGGGCAGAGTTTTGGGGCGTTTAACCTCCCCGGCATGACCCTACACCTGACCGGCGAAGCCAATGACTACGTGGGCAAGGGAATGCACGGCGGCGAAATTATCGTGGTGCCCGACCCGGATTTGGCCTGCGACCCCAGTGCCCAGGTGATTATCGGCAATACCTGTCTGTACGGGGCGACTGGGGGGCGGTTGTTTGCCTACGGGCGGGCGGGGGAGCGGTTTGCGGTGCGCAATTCCCTGGCGCAGGCGGTGATCGAAGGCGCAGGGGACCACTGCTGTGAGTACATGACCGGCGGGGTAGTGGTGGTACTTGGCCCGGTGGGGCGCAATGTAGGCGCGGGCATGACCGGCGGCTTGGCGTATTTCTTGGACGAAACGGGGGACTTTCCCCTACGGGTCAACCCGGAAATTGTCAAAATCCAGCGGGTGACTAGCCCGGCGGGTGCCTGCCAGTTGCACGACCTGATCACCATCTACCGGGAACGTACCGCCAGTCGCAAGGCCGAGGCCATTTTGACCCAGTGGGAACGGTATCTGCCCCAGTTTTGGCAGGTGGTGCCCCCCTCGGAAGCCGATACCCCCCAGGCTCAACCAGCCACTTCGGTTCTGGAGCCGGTTTAA
- a CDS encoding HEAT repeat domain-containing protein, protein MFTDDQPDLASPLDTWQETPEPDPEVMLAQLTASEPLQRMQAARAFCELQDERVGERLIPLLQDACPLVRLSAAYALGRNPTPAAVPFLIQQWRHETNGYVRKGIVWALGYSRSAQAVPTLINALQWDIPAVRLWAASALAQLLPAQPDLLPQVVQTLCHTLQQDPVAAVRSNCTWALGQIPAEQLPENLYLQVVEALRQGLQDGDAGVRDDSWSALLNLGVTAGLPTPDELAL, encoded by the coding sequence ATGTTCACCGATGACCAACCGGATTTGGCCAGCCCTCTGGATACCTGGCAGGAGACTCCCGAGCCGGACCCGGAGGTGATGTTGGCGCAGTTGACCGCCAGTGAACCTTTGCAACGGATGCAGGCCGCCCGGGCGTTTTGTGAATTGCAGGATGAACGGGTGGGGGAACGGTTGATTCCCCTATTGCAGGATGCCTGTCCCCTGGTGCGGTTGAGTGCCGCCTATGCCCTAGGACGCAATCCCACCCCAGCCGCCGTGCCCTTTTTGATCCAGCAGTGGCGCCATGAGACGAATGGGTATGTCCGCAAGGGGATTGTCTGGGCGTTGGGCTACAGTCGGTCGGCGCAGGCGGTGCCTACCTTGATCAATGCCCTCCAGTGGGATATTCCGGCGGTGCGGTTGTGGGCGGCGAGTGCTTTGGCGCAACTGCTCCCGGCCCAGCCCGACCTATTGCCCCAGGTGGTGCAAACCCTCTGCCATACCCTGCAACAGGACCCGGTGGCCGCCGTGCGGAGCAACTGTACCTGGGCGTTGGGGCAAATTCCTGCCGAGCAGTTACCGGAAAACCTCTATTTGCAAGTGGTGGAAGCCCTGCGCCAGGGGTTGCAGGACGGGGATGCGGGGGTGCGGGATGATAGCTGGAGTGCCCTGCTGAATTTGGGGGTCACCGCCGGTCTGCCGACCCCTGATGAGTTAGCCCTTTGA
- a CDS encoding HAMP domain-containing sensor histidine kinase, giving the protein MFQQMRRRLALWYVGVTAVLLLVFALAGYGYVQTTLSERIDDTLDHVAEVVVATLPSEPPQGPTDVAEDRVALEWFAPTGERLWSTLDMTVVPRLHPGVWRETVTLSGDEAIRQVTQPVYRQGQLLGYLRVSHPWFEVTKPVRQLLVDLTVAGLVALALVAGAGWFLSGLAMAPVRQSYQRLEQFTADASHELRSPLASLQMNWELLHSQYPQHPQVQAMGGLLQRLSRLVDDLLFLARQDTQGVAAVEPCPLDALVMEVTQEQAGLAQAQGVKLHLELPTLENPDTLTVWGNYSQLGRLLTNVIRNAWQYTPSGGQVWVRLQPQGDSLTVTVQDTGVGIDPAELPRVFDRFYRVDRARGASGGSGLGLAIAQSIVQAHQGTLHLTSQPGQGTLVTLTLPRFKGLTHQGSADRR; this is encoded by the coding sequence ATGTTTCAACAAATGCGTCGCCGTCTGGCACTTTGGTATGTGGGGGTGACGGCGGTTTTGCTGTTGGTGTTTGCGTTGGCGGGTTATGGGTACGTGCAAACCACTCTGAGCGAACGAATTGATGACACATTAGACCATGTGGCGGAGGTGGTGGTGGCAACTTTGCCCAGTGAACCGCCCCAGGGGCCGACGGATGTGGCGGAAGACCGGGTGGCTTTGGAATGGTTTGCCCCGACGGGGGAGCGTCTCTGGAGTACCTTGGATATGACGGTGGTGCCACGGCTACATCCGGGGGTGTGGCGGGAAACGGTGACCCTGAGCGGGGATGAGGCGATCCGGCAGGTGACCCAGCCCGTGTATCGGCAAGGGCAATTGTTGGGGTATTTGCGGGTTAGCCACCCGTGGTTTGAGGTGACCAAACCGGTGCGCCAATTGCTGGTGGATTTGACAGTGGCGGGGCTGGTGGCGCTGGCATTGGTGGCGGGGGCGGGCTGGTTTCTGTCCGGTTTGGCAATGGCACCGGTGCGGCAGTCCTATCAACGATTGGAGCAGTTTACCGCCGATGCGTCCCACGAACTGCGGAGTCCTTTGGCGAGTTTACAAATGAATTGGGAGTTATTACATAGTCAGTATCCCCAACACCCCCAGGTGCAGGCGATGGGCGGCTTGCTCCAACGGTTGAGTCGCTTGGTGGATGATTTGCTCTTTTTGGCACGGCAGGATACCCAGGGGGTGGCGGCGGTGGAACCCTGTCCCTTGGATGCCCTGGTAATGGAAGTGACCCAGGAACAGGCGGGGTTGGCGCAGGCGCAAGGGGTGAAGCTCCACCTGGAATTGCCTACCCTGGAGAATCCCGATACCCTCACGGTCTGGGGAAATTACAGCCAGTTGGGGCGGTTGTTGACCAATGTGATCCGGAATGCCTGGCAATATACGCCGTCCGGGGGGCAGGTGTGGGTGCGGTTGCAACCCCAGGGGGACAGCCTCACGGTGACCGTGCAGGATACGGGGGTGGGGATTGACCCGGCAGAGTTGCCCCGGGTGTTTGACCGGTTTTATCGGGTGGATCGGGCCAGGGGTGCCAGTGGGGGCAGTGGGCTGGGGTTGGCGATTGCCCAAAGCATTGTCCAGGCGCACCAGGGAACCCTTCACCTCACCAGTCAACCCGGCCAAGGCACCTTGGTGACGCTCACCCTGCCCCGGTTCAAAGGGCTAACTCATCAGGGGTCGGCAGACCGGCGGTGA
- a CDS encoding DUF4278 domain-containing protein, with amino-acid sequence MQYHFHGATYEHDPSVVPVSEGQVGGKYRGAEWKTHVANVPSHPRAPRQLRYRGVMYS; translated from the coding sequence ATGCAATACCATTTTCACGGTGCCACCTACGAGCATGATCCGAGTGTTGTGCCGGTGAGCGAAGGTCAGGTGGGGGGCAAGTATCGGGGGGCGGAATGGAAAACCCATGTGGCCAATGTTCCCAGTCACCCCCGGGCACCCCGGCAATTGCGTTATCGGGGGGTCATGTACTCCTAA
- a CDS encoding ARC6/PARC6 family protein, with protein sequence MEQLIFVNYRGKASKTCCGWVSWSKVLGRLPVDGNGRTRAVVRISLDCYRVLGVPANTGVAQLGSVLSQRLKVGVRADYSPVAVAARQRLLEQAYQILSASHSKETDTEVTEPPVLWVEGEELPGALALWLEWGEYELILKTGQAACQNGTAPSAYGDIVLTMVLAYLELGREQWQQQNYQRAGVYLEQGRELLQRTGGLFPNLLAELQVDLARLRPYRILELVALPLEDQPGRRLGLELLTQMLTERGGIEGTGDAQAGLGVEEGLRFIQQLRPYMTLGEQYEVFGREARRPSAVGAYLAAYGAVGLGVLRHQPQVIREAEGWLRFLHRTQPVPLELAVTNLLLGQTELALDFLEQYLASPNVDAQTVQVIRTAPDELVGLYRYTQTWLQTEIAPFARDVTPAALDMQSYFADPQVVARLEEWQTPEVGLTPISPPPQRAVRPPERGYGWLVTGVAALLTAGGLWWWWQRLPPETLNITLERPPVPIPSPSPPTIDPRTEALQTLTTWQKIKADAFGPQQAIDRLALILVDPALTQWRERAQQSHAEGITEIHTLKRLEIERMQVVNPQEMVVEARIEDQVQVQGEDAGRSTYQARYELVKSSQGWRIRKISLLP encoded by the coding sequence ATGGAGCAGTTAATTTTTGTGAACTACCGGGGCAAGGCATCCAAGACTTGCTGTGGGTGGGTTTCCTGGTCTAAAGTCTTGGGTAGGTTGCCTGTAGATGGGAATGGGCGCACACGGGCGGTGGTACGAATTTCCTTGGATTGTTATCGGGTTCTGGGAGTGCCTGCCAATACGGGGGTGGCGCAATTGGGTTCGGTGTTATCCCAGCGCCTGAAGGTGGGGGTGCGGGCGGATTATTCCCCGGTGGCGGTGGCGGCGCGGCAACGGTTATTGGAACAGGCTTATCAAATTTTATCAGCCAGCCATAGTAAGGAAACGGATACGGAGGTGACGGAACCGCCGGTGCTGTGGGTGGAGGGGGAGGAACTGCCGGGGGCGTTGGCCCTTTGGCTGGAGTGGGGCGAGTATGAACTGATCCTCAAAACCGGGCAGGCGGCCTGTCAAAATGGCACGGCTCCCAGTGCCTACGGGGATATTGTGTTAACCATGGTGCTGGCTTATCTGGAGTTGGGGCGGGAGCAATGGCAACAGCAGAATTATCAACGGGCGGGGGTGTATCTGGAGCAGGGGCGGGAGCTGTTGCAACGCACGGGGGGGTTATTCCCCAACCTACTGGCGGAGTTGCAGGTGGATTTGGCCCGGTTGCGCCCTTACCGGATTTTGGAACTGGTGGCCTTGCCCTTGGAGGACCAGCCGGGGCGACGCTTGGGGCTGGAATTGTTGACCCAGATGCTGACGGAACGGGGGGGCATTGAGGGGACAGGGGATGCCCAGGCGGGCTTGGGGGTGGAGGAGGGTCTGCGGTTTATCCAACAACTGCGCCCTTATATGACCCTGGGGGAGCAGTACGAAGTATTTGGCCGGGAAGCTCGGCGACCGTCGGCGGTGGGGGCCTATCTGGCGGCCTATGGGGCGGTGGGATTGGGGGTACTGCGGCATCAGCCCCAGGTGATTCGGGAGGCGGAGGGGTGGTTGCGGTTTTTGCATCGTACCCAGCCGGTGCCCCTGGAATTGGCGGTGACCAATCTCCTGTTGGGACAGACGGAACTGGCTTTAGATTTTTTGGAACAGTATCTTGCCAGCCCCAACGTGGATGCCCAGACGGTGCAGGTGATCCGCACGGCTCCCGATGAATTGGTGGGTTTGTACCGCTACACCCAGACCTGGTTGCAGACGGAAATTGCTCCCTTTGCGCGGGATGTGACTCCAGCGGCTTTGGATATGCAAAGTTATTTTGCCGACCCCCAGGTGGTGGCCCGGTTGGAGGAATGGCAAACCCCGGAGGTGGGGCTGACCCCGATTTCCCCTCCCCCCCAAAGGGCGGTGCGTCCCCCCGAGCGGGGCTATGGTTGGTTGGTGACTGGAGTGGCGGCTTTGCTGACGGCGGGGGGATTGTGGTGGTGGTGGCAACGCCTGCCCCCGGAGACCTTGAACATTACCCTGGAACGCCCACCCGTACCCATTCCCAGCCCCAGCCCCCCTACCATTGACCCCCGCACCGAGGCACTCCAGACCTTGACCACCTGGCAAAAAATCAAAGCCGACGCCTTCGGGCCACAGCAGGCGATTGACCGCTTGGCATTGATCCTGGTTGACCCGGCCTTAACCCAGTGGCGGGAGCGGGCGCAACAGTCCCATGCGGAAGGCATTACCGAAATTCACACCCTCAAACGGCTGGAGATCGAACGGATGCAGGTGGTCAATCCCCAGGAAATGGTGGTGGAAGCCCGTATCGAAGACCAGGTGCAGGTGCAGGGGGAGGATGCGGGCAGGAGCACCTACCAAGCCCGTTATGAATTAGTTAAGTCTTCCCAAGGCTGGCGGATTCGCAAAATTTCCCTACTTCCTTAA